One Desmodus rotundus isolate HL8 chromosome 4, HLdesRot8A.1, whole genome shotgun sequence DNA segment encodes these proteins:
- the DSPP gene encoding dentin sialophosphoprotein, which produces MKIIIYFYIWAATWAIPVPQIKPLERYAVGKSVNLNLPAKSKVPIQDELNTNDTTKESGVPMHESAMGRQQYTKDGYKVERNCSEWADIGGRSSSTHSMLVNEEEHPGDQDGGTGRPEAYGHDGIHGKEESATANGLRGQVHIIDNTGAANGSDVHGNTDENLKNGTVGDASQSENATVIEKDEHQVSGSSNSTGHEEETNGDSCRNEGATCEVTPQKESESNGGEEAGETPGGSGIGKREDAGLDNSDGSPSGNGEDEDEDKGSGDNEGEETGNGKEDTDNSKDQQGQGHGKEDANNNSLGQNSISSEDDDPDNEEDAQHVDGDNASKSEEDSDGIPEGNDSKRIEDTQKPNLRENNDVENGITKESEPSTNGKSQDKGIQIEVPSSGNRNNITKEAGKVNKEKESKGQHGMIVGNGNVKTQGEVDNMQGPGQKSEPGSNVGHSRTGSDSNSDGYESYEFNDESMQGDDPSSSNESNGNDNAKSEGDNNSSNQGDTSYNSDESKDNDNDSDSRGGDDENDSTSDANDSDSNGNGNDGSDDSKSDGSKDKSDNSDSSDSSDSSDSSHSSDSSDSSDSSNSKSGSDSNDSKSDSSDSSDSSDSSDSSDSSDNDSSDSSGSSDSSDSSDSSDSSDSKSDSSNSSDSSDSSDSSDSSDSKSNSSNSSESSDSSDSSDSSDSKSDSSNSSDSSDSSDSSNSKSDSSNNSDSSDSSDSKSDSSNNSDSSDSSDSSDSKSDSSNSSDSSDSSDSKSDSSNSSDSSNSSDSKSESDSSDSSDSSNSSDSSDSKSDSNSSDSSNSSNSSNSSDSKSDSSNSSDSSNSNDSSDSKSDSDSSNSSDSDSKSDSSDSSDSKSDSSDSSDSSNSSDSKSDSDSSNSSDSDSKSDSSDSSDSKSDSSDSSDSSDSKSDSSDSSDSSDSKSDSSDSSDSSDSKSDSSDSSDSSDSKSDSSDSSDSSDSKSDSSDSSNSSDSSDSSDSSDSSDSSNSSDSSDSSDSSESSNSASDSSDESDSKSNPGNGKNNGSDSDSDSDSEGSDSKHSTSDD; this is translated from the exons atgaagataatcatatatttttacatttgggCAGCAACATGGGCCATTCCG GTTCCTCAGATCAAGCCATTGGAGAGGTACGCTGTTGGCAAATCTGTGAATTTAAATCTCCCAGCAAAATCAAAAGTGCCAATACAG GATGAGTTAAATACTAATGATACCACCAAAGAGAGTGGTGTCCCCATGCATGAAAGTGCAATGGGAAGGCAACAATATACCAAAGATGGTTACAAAGTAGAGAGAAATTGCTCTGAGTGGGCAGACATAGGAGGGAGAAGTTCTTCTACACATTCCATGTTAGTAAATGAAGAGGAACACCCCGGGGATCAGGATGGGGGCACAGGAAGACCAGAAGCATATGGTCATGATGGGATACATGGAAAGGAAGAGAGCGCCACAGCCAATGGTCTTAGGGGACAAGTACACATTATTGACAATACTGGAGCAGCAAATGGGAGCGATGTTCATGGAAATACTGATGAGAATTTAAAGAACGGGACTGTTGGAGATGCAAGTCAGAGTGAGAATGCCACTGTTATCGAAAAAGATGAACATCAAGTTTCTGGAAGCAGTAATAGTACAGGCCACGAGGAGGAAACAAATGGGGATTCCTGTAGAAATGAGGGTGCTACGTGTGAAGTAACACCTCAGAAAGAAAGTGAGAGCAATGGTGGTGAGGAGGCAGGGGAAACACCAGGGGGAAGTGGAATTGGCAAGAGAGAGGATGCTGGCCTGGATAATTCTGATGGGAGTCCCAGTGGGAATGGAGAAGATGAGGATGAAGACAAGGGTTCTGGTGATAATGAAGGTGAAGaaacaggaaatggaaaagaggaCACTGATAATAGTAAGGACCAGCAGGGTCAGGGTCATGGAAAAGAAGATGCCAATAATAATAGCTTAGGTCAAAATTCAATCAGTAGTGAAGATGACGACCCTGATAATGAAGAAGATGCCCAGCACGTGGATGGAGACAATGCCTCCAAGAGTGAAGAGGATTCTGATGGAATTCCAGAAGGAAATGATAGCAAAAGAATAGAGGACACCCAAAAACCTAATCTGAGAGAAAACAATGATGTGGAAAATGGAATTACCAAAGAATCAGAGCCAAGTACTAATGGGAAGAGCCAAGATAAG GGAATACAAATCGAAGTTCCCAGCAGTGGCAACAGAAACAATATCACCAAAGAAGCTGGGAAAgtcaacaaagaaaaagagagcaaaggaCAACATGGAATGATTGTGGGCAATGGAAATGTTAAGACACAAGGAGAGGTTGACAACATGCAAGGACCTGGCCAGAAATCAGAACCTGGAAGTAATGTTGGACACAGCAGAACAGGTAGTGACAGTAACAGTGATGGATATGAGAGTTATGAGTTTAATGATGAATCCATGCAGGGAGATGATCCCAGTAGCAGTAACGAGTCTAATGGCAATGATAATGCCAAGTCTGAAGGTGACAATAACAGCAGTAACCAAGGAGATACATCTTATAACTCTGATGAATCAAAAGATAATGACAATGACAGTGACTCAAGAGGAGGAGATGATGAAAATGACAGCACATCAGATGCTAATGATAGTGACAGTAATGGCAATGGTAATGATGGGAGTGATGATAGCAAATCAGATGGCAGCAAAGATAAATCAGACAACAGTGACAGCAGCGACAGCAGCGACAGCAGCGACAGTAGTCACAGCAGCGACAGCAGTGACAGCAGTGACAGTAGCAACAGCAAATCAGGTAGTGACAGCAATGATAGCAAATCAGATAGTAGTGATAGCAGCGACAGTAGCGACAGCAGCGACAGTAGCGACAGCAGTGACAATGACAGCAGTGACAGCAGTGGCAGCAGCGACAGTAGCGACAGCAGCGACAGCAGTGACAGTAGCGACAGCAAATCAGATAGTAGTAACAGCAGTGACAGCAGTGACAGCAGTGACAGTAGTGACAGTAGTGACAGCAAATCAAATAGTAGTAACAGCAGCGAGAGCAGTGACAGCAGTGACAGTAGTGACAGTAGCGACAGCAAATCAGATAGTAGTAACAGCAGCGACAGCAGTGACAGTAGTGACAGTAGTAACAGCAAATCAGATAGTAGTAACAACAGCGACAGCAGTGACAGTAGTGACAGCAAATCAGATAGTAGTAACAACAGCGACAGCAGTGACAGTAGTGACAGTAGCGACAGCAAATCAGATAGTAGTAACAGCAGCGACAGCAGTGACAGTAGTGACAGCAAATCAGATAGTAGTAACAGCAgtgacagcagcaacagcagtgaCAGCAAATCAGAGAGTGATAGCAGTGACAGTAgtgacagcagcaacagcagtgaTAGTAGTGACAGCAAATCAGATAGTAACAGCAgtgacagcagcaacagcagcaacagcagtaACAGTAGTGACAGCAAATCAGATAGTAGTAACAGCAgtgacagcagcaacagcaaTGACAGCAGTGACAGCAAATCAGATAgtgacagcagcaacagcagtgaCAGCGACAGCAAATCAGACAGTAGTGACAGCAGTGACAGCAAATCGGATAGTAGTGACAGCAGTGACAGTAGCAACAGCAGTGACAGCAAATCAGATAgtgacagcagcaacagcagtgaCAGTGACAGCAAATCAGACAGTAGTGACAGCAGTGACAGCAAATCAGATAGTAGTGACAGCAGTGACAGCAGTGACAGCAAATCAGACAGCAGTGACAGTAGTGACAGCAGTGACAGCAAATCAGATAGTAGTGACAGCAGTGACAGCAGTGACAGCAAATCAGACAGCAGTGACAGCAGTGACAGCAGTGACAGCAAATCAGATAGTAGTGACAGCAGTGACAGTAGTGACAGCAAATCAGACAGTAgtgacagcagcaacagcagtgaCAGCAGTGACAGTAGTGACAGCAGTGACAGTAgtgacagcagcaacagcagtgaCAGCAGTGACAGTAGTGACAGCAGTGAAAGCAGCAACAGTGCATCTGACAGCAGTGATGAGAGTGACAGTAAGAGCAATCCTGGTAATGGCAAGAACAATGGAAGTGACAGTGACAGTGATAGTGACAGTGAAGGCAGTGACAGTAAACACTCAACTAGTGATgattag